A single region of the Salvia splendens isolate huo1 chromosome 18, SspV2, whole genome shotgun sequence genome encodes:
- the LOC121775991 gene encoding uncharacterized protein LOC121775991: MATHFHPPHSLATALRRRNGGSPFFIFTEKTLPWRSVHILGNQHSAMSISRIAGFSRVKAANESRDSYLDMWKKARERERSSLQFEIMADKTVEDSGEESAEDLEKRSREFEKLLEVPPEERDKVQRMQVIDRAAAAISATRALIKDSAPPQPETGELDVLSGGEEMADLDEGREISSISVPQSSNSTSGTPGPSFWAWAPPLQDDGGEGDDSFGSAKLKPASPFSAPSSPVLEQERSMESLSIPFETEMLQSQNLVPIPPLQSFVEVEKRDVEFSTNATEAAEALSEINEESNQGVNPDGTRWWKETGIEQRPDGVVCKWTLIRGVSADKGVEWENKYWEAADDLAYKELGSEKSGRDAAGNVWREYWRESMMEIDGSVHLEKTAEKWGVNMQGTEWQEKWFEHYGAGQAEKWAHKWCSIDPNTSLEAGHAHVWHERWGEKYDGHGGSTKYTDKWAERFEGDGWAKWGDKWDENFDANSQGVKQGESWWEGKYGDRWNRTWGEGHNGSGWVHKYGKSSCGEHWDTHVQQDTWYERFPHYGFYHCFENSTQLRDVKKPSEWPENS; encoded by the exons ATGGCAACTCACTTCCACCCACCTCACTCACTCGCCACCGCACTCCGCCGCCGGAACGGAGGGAGTCCTTTTTTCATCTTCACAGAGAAAACACTTCCATGGCGGTCCGTACACATTTTGGGGAATCAACACAGTGCGATGAGCATTTCGAGGATCGCGGGATTTTCCAGAGTGAAGGCTGCGAACGAGAGTCGAGACTCGTACTTGGACATGTGGAAGAAGGCGAGGGAGCGCGAGAGAAGCTCGCTGCAGTTTGAGATAATGGCCGATAAAACGGTGGAGGATTCGGGAGAGGAGAGCGCGGAGGATTTGGAGAAAAGGAGCCGCGAGTTCGAGAAGCTTCTAGAGGTTCCGCCGGAGGAGAGGGATAAGGTGCAGAGAATGCAGGTGATCGATCGTGCCGCCGCCGCGATTTCGGCCACCAGAGCGTTGATCAAGGACAGCGCGCCTCCGCAGCCGGAGACCGGTGAGCTGGACGTTCTCAGTGGTGGTGAGGAGATGGCCGATCTCGATGAGG GGAGGGAAATTTCCAGCATTTCGGTACCGCAATCCAGTAACTCGACCAGCGGAACACCAGGTCCAAGTTTCTGGGCTTGGGCACCTCCTCTACAAGATGATGGCGGTGAAGGTGATGATTCTTTCGGCAGTGCTAAACTCAAGCCAGCGTCTCCATTTTCAGCTCCAAGCAGCCCTGTACTGGAACAGGAGCGAAGCATGGAATCTCTGTCGATTCCATTTGAGACTGAAATGCTTCAAAGTCAGAATCTTGTCCCCATACCCCCTCTTCAGTCTTTTGTGGAGGTAGAGAAACGGGATGTTGAGTTCTCGACAAATGCAACTGAAGCAGCTGAGGCGCTGAGTGAAATTAATGAAGAATCCAACCAGGGAGTAAACCCTGATGGAACGAGGTGGTGGAAGGAGACGGGTATAGAACAAAGGCCTGATGGGGTGGTTTGTAAGTGGACTCTGATCAGAGGCGTTAGTGCGGATAAAGGTGTTGAGTGGGAAAACAAATACTGGGAAGCTGCTGATGATCTTGCTTATAAGGAACTTGGTTCTGAGAAATCTGGTCGGGATGCTGCAGGAAACGTGTGGCGTGAATACTGGAGGGAATCGATGATGGAG ATTGATGGTTCCGTCCATCTTGAGAAAACAGCGGAAAAGTGGGGAGTCAATATGCAAGGGACTGAGTGGCAGGAGAAATGGTTTGAGCACTATGGTGCAGGCCAAGCCGAGAAGTGGGCTCACAAGTGGTGCAGCATCGATCCAAACACTTCTTTAGAAGCTGGTCATGCACACGTCTGGCACGAAAG GTGGGGTGAGAAGTATGATGGACACGGGGGGAGCACGAAATACACAGACAAATGGGCTGAGCGCTTTGAGGGTGATGGATGGGCTAAGTGGGGCGATAAATGGGATGAGAATTTCGACGCAAACAGCCAGGGGGTGAAGCAAGGGGAGAGCTGGTGGGAAGGGAAATATGGAGACCGTTGGAACCGGACATGGGGTGAAGGCCACAACGGTTCGGGGTGGGTGCACAAGTATGGAAAGAGCAGCTGTGGTGAGCATTGGGACACTCATGTTCAACAAGATACGTGGTACGAGAGATTTCCACATTACGGTTTCTACCATTGCTTTGAGAACTCAACTCAGCTGCGCGACGTTAAGAAGCCATCCGAGTGGCCGGAGAACAGTTGA
- the LOC121776427 gene encoding guanine nucleotide-binding protein subunit gamma 2-like has protein sequence MQTGNSGEVRSGAGAADTRGKHRISAELKSLEQEIRFLEEELEQLEKMENASAACKEMLINIETRPDPLLPETIGPINPTWDRWFEGPEESSGCRCWIL, from the exons ATGCAAACAGGGAATTCCGGTGAAGTGCGATCGGGTGCTGGAGCAGCGGATACTCGAGGGAAGCACAGGATATCTGCTGAATTGAAGAGTCTCGAGCAAGAAATTCGTTTCTTGGAG GAAGAACTGGAACAACTTGAGAAAATGGAGAACGCCTCGGCTGCTTGCAAAGA GATGCTGATCAACATTGAAACAAGACCAGACCCTTTGCTCCCAGA GACCATCGGGCCAATAAATCCGACCTGGGACAGATGGTTTGAAGGTCCAGAAGAGTCTTCAGGCTGCAGGTGCTGGATACTGTGA